AGCGGCTGGTGTAACCACCGTCGATCGGCAGGCTCACGCCGCTGATCATGCTGGCGGCATCGCTGAGCAGAAACAACACCGGCAGCGCCACTTCCACGGTCTCGGCAAAGCGCCCCAGTGGGATCGCCGCCAGCGCCGGATCGCGCTTGGCCGGGTCGGACCAGGCCATGGTGGCCATGGGCGTGAGGGTGACGGTGGGGTTGACGCTGTTCACGCGGATGCCAAAGCGGCCCCATTCGGCGCACTGCACACGGGTGATCGCATCCAGCGCGGCCTTGGAGGCGCAGTAGCCGAGGTGCTCGTCCAGCGCCACCAATGACGCCTGGCTGGAGACGTTGACGATGCTGCCGGCGATATGCGCCTGGATCATGTTGGCCGCCACACGGCTGGCCACCTGCGCGGCGGCGCGGGCGTTGACCTGCATAACCTGGTCAAAGGCCTCGGCACTGATGGCGGCGGCAGGCTCCAGGCGCGAGATACCAGCGCAGTTGACCAGGCCGTGCAAGGGCGGCAAGCCTTGCAGGGCCTTGTCGAGGGCGGTGCTGTCGGCGATGTCCAGGCACAGGGTGTGACAGCCCAGTTGCGACAGGGCCTCGGCGTCGCGGCCAAGCGCAAAGACTTCGGCGCCGCTGGCGATCAGTTGCCGGGCAATTTCGCGGCCGATGCCACTGCTGGCGCCGGTGACGAGAATGCGCTGGTGGGTGAAGTCGAAGGTTGCGTTCATGATCACTTTTCCATAGGCGATAAAGTTACCCACATTTTTGGACCGTGTTGATTCAGGTAGTTTGCAGGTTGTGCATGATCGGCCTCAGGGCTGGATACAACTTCACATACTCGGCGAAGACCCGGTCATACACCTCGGCGTTCTGCGCCTTGGGTTCGGCGCGCAACGCCAGGTGCACCCAGCCTTTGTCCATCGCCTCATCACTCACCAACCCCACCGCGTGCGCCGCCAGCAGCGCCGCGCCCAAGGCCGCCTCGACTTCCTGAACAATGGTGTACACCGGTAACCGCGTGACATCCGCGATGATCTGCATCCACAAATCCGAGCGGCTCGCGCCCCCCACCACGATCAAGCGTGGGTCCAGTGAGTGCGCGCCGCGAGTACCCGCCTCGATGTTATGGCGCAGGGCAAAACTCACCCCCTCCAATACCGCGCGGTACAGGTGGATACGGCTGTGATACAGGTTCAGGCCAACAAAACTGCCACTGGCGCGGTCGTCCCACACCGGGCTGCGCTCGCCCATCAGGTAGGGCAGGAACACCACCCCTTCGCTGCCCGCCGGAATATTCATCGCGCTCTGTTCCAGCAGTACCAGGCTGTCCAGGCCGCGGGC
This region of Pseudomonas asgharzadehiana genomic DNA includes:
- a CDS encoding SDR family oxidoreductase gives rise to the protein MNATFDFTHQRILVTGASSGIGREIARQLIASGAEVFALGRDAEALSQLGCHTLCLDIADSTALDKALQGLPPLHGLVNCAGISRLEPAAAISAEAFDQVMQVNARAAAQVASRVAANMIQAHIAGSIVNVSSQASLVALDEHLGYCASKAALDAITRVQCAEWGRFGIRVNSVNPTVTLTPMATMAWSDPAKRDPALAAIPLGRFAETVEVALPVLFLLSDAASMISGVSLPIDGGYTSR